The Suncus etruscus isolate mSunEtr1 chromosome 14, mSunEtr1.pri.cur, whole genome shotgun sequence genome contains a region encoding:
- the LOC126027849 gene encoding protocadherin beta-17-like: protein MEILLLKTRQKRQVAAISTLLLLLLLLLWGVGGETLKYSILEERNSGSLVANLAKDLGLSLGELNARGTRIISKGNKQLLQFEQKSGNLLLKERLDREELCGDTDPCLLHFQVLLENPVQFVQGEIYLQDINDHAPEFLDKEIILKISEISHPGTIFPLKIAQDLDVGSNTVQNYTISTNSYFHLSTQSHRDGRKYPELVLDKVMDREQEPELRLTLTALDGGSPPRTGTSLVLIMVLDINDNAPEFAQLLYEVQVPENSPIGSLVITVSARDLDAGTHGELSYSFFQASKQIMQAFEINTVMGEIRLKKMLDFEGIQSYQMEIEASDGGGLSGKCTVAIEVIDVNDNAPELTLSLLNSNIPENSPDTVVAIFGISDPDSGDNGKVTCSIQDRLPFLLKRTIENFYTLVTEGALDREQQEEYNITITATDMGTPRLATQHTIRVQVSDVNDNAPAFSQPSYTLLVGENNSPALHIGSVSATDADAGSNAQLTYSLLPGPEPWPAQLPLASLVSINADNGQLFALRSLDFEAVRAFEFSVRAQDRGSPALSGQARVRVQVLDRNDNAPFVLYPLQNASAACSELVPRAAEAGYLVSKVVAVDGDAGQNAWLSFQLLKATEPGLFSVWAHNGEVRTARPLSERDAPKHRLLVLVRDNGEPPLSASVTLHVLLVDGFSQPFLPLPDAAPGAAPDDRLTVYLVVALACVSSLFLFSVLAFVAVRLCRRAGPAAGGGYPYPGLPDAPFPGQLLDASGAGTLSHSYRYEVCLAGGAGTNDFKFLKPILPMFRPQATGDVLEENPTFPNSYGTS from the exons tattattattattgtggggAGTGGGAGGTGAGACCCTTAAGTATTCCATTTTAGAAGAGAGGAACAGCGGTTCTTTAGTGGCCAATTTAGCAAAAGATCTGGGACTGAGTTTAGGTGAGCTGAATGCACGGGGCACCCGGATTATTTCCAAGGGAAATAAGCAGCTTCTGCAGTTTGAGCAGAAGAGTGGGAATTTGCTCCTAAAAGAAAGACTGGACCGGGAAGAGCTGTGTGGTGACACAGATCCATGTCTACTGCATTTCCAAGTGTTGCTGGAAAATCCGGTACAATTTGTTCAAGGTGAAATCTATCTCCAAGACATAAATGACCATGCTCCAGAATTCTTGGACAAGGAAATCATCTTGAAAATCTCAGAAATCAGTCACCCAGGGACTATATTTCCTCTAAAAATAGCTCAAGATTTAGATGTGGGTAGTAACACAGTTCAGAACTATACAATTAGCACCAACTCCTATTTTCACCTCTCCACCCAAAGTCACAGAGATGGCAGGAAATATCCGGAACTGGTTCTGGACAAAGTAATGGACCGGGAACAAGAGCCAGAACTCAGATTAACTCTCACAGCCCTGGATGGTGGGTCACCGCCTAGGACTGGGACTTCCCTGGTTCTCATTATGGTTCTTGACATAAACGACAATGCCCCAGAATTTGCACAGCTTCTCTATGAGGTTCAGGTCCCCGAGAACAGTCCTATAGGGTCCCTTGTCATTACTGTCTCTGCTAGGGATTTGGATGCTGGGACCCATGGGGAACTCTCCTACTCATTTTTCCAGGCCTCGAAGCAAATCATGCAGGCTTTTGAAATAAACACAGTCATGGGAGAAATTCGATTAAAGAAAATGTTGGATTTTGAGGGAATCCAATCTTATCAAATGGAAATTGAGGCCTCAGATGGTGGAGGTCTTTCTGGAAAATGCACGGTTGCCATAGAAGTGATAGATGTAAATGACAATGCACCAGAACTGACCTTGTCATTACTCAATAGTAATATACCAGAAAATTCTCCAGACACTGTGGTTGCTATTTTCGGAATTTCCGACCCAGATTCTGGGGACAATGGGAAAGTGACATGTTCCATTCAAGACCGTCTTCCCTTCCTTTTGAAACGAACCATAGAAAACTTCTATACCTTGGTCACTGAAGGAGCACTGGACCGAGAACAGCAGGAGGAGTACAACATCACCATCACCGCGACAGACATGGGCACCCCCAGGCTGGCAACGCAGCACACCATCAGGGTGCAGGTGTCCGACGTGAACGACAACGCCCCCGCCTTCAGCCAGCCCTCCTACACCCTGCTGGTGGGCGAGAACAACAGCCCCGCGCTGCACATCGGCAGCGTGAGCGCCACGGACGCGGACGCGGGCAGCAACGCGCAGCTGACCTACTCGCTGCTGCCGGGCCCCGAGCCTTGGCCCGCGCAGCTGCCGCTCGCCTCGCTGGTGTCCATCAACGCGGACAACGGGCAGCTGTTCGCGCTGCGCTCGCTGGACTTCGAGGCGGTGCGCGCCTTCGAGTTCTCCGTGCGCGCGCAGGACCGCGGCTCGCCCGCGCTGAGCGGCCAGGCGCGGGTGCGCGTGCAGGTGCTGGACCGCAACGACAACGCGCCCTTCGTGCTGTACCCGCTGCAGAACGCGTCGGCGGCGTGCAGCGAGCTGGTGCCCAGGGCGGCCGAGGCGGGCTACCTGGTGAGCAAGGTGGTGGCGGTGGACGGCGACGCGGGCCAGAACGCCTGGCTGTCCTTCCAGCTGCTCAAGGCCACGGAGCCCGGGCTCTTCAGCGTGTGGGCGCACAATGGCGAGGTGCGCACGGCGAGGCCGCTCAGCGAGCGCGACGCGCCCAAGCACAGGCTGCTGGTGCTGGTCAGGGACAATGGCGAGCCGCCGCTGTCGGCCAGCGTCACGCTGCACGTGCTGCTGGTGGACGGCTTCTCGCAGCCCTTCCTGCCGCTGCCCGACGCGGCGCCCGGCGCGGCGCCCGACGACCGCCTCACCGTCTACCTGGTGGTGGCCTTGGCGTGCGTGTCGTCGCTCTTCCTCTTCTCGGTGCTGGCCTTCGTGGCTGTGCGCCTGTGCCGGCGGGCCGGGCCGGCGGCGGGGGGCGGCTACCCCTACCCGGGTCTCCCCGACGCCCCCTTTCCAGGACAGCTGCTGGACGCCAGCGGCGCGGGGACCCTGTCCCACAGCTACCGGTATGAGGTGTGCCTGGCGGGGGGCGCTGGCACCAATGACTTCAAGTTCCTCAAGCCCATTCTGCCCATGTTTCGGCCACAAGCCACTGGCGATGTCCTAGAGGAAAACCCCAC CTTTCCGAATAGTTATGGGACTAGTTAG